In a genomic window of Temperatibacter marinus:
- a CDS encoding serine hydrolase domain-containing protein codes for MLIKRSLFAFASICISLCGGSQSTVRAGDWQTVDGRYLDRQEIRATVERLIEAHNVTGLGIGLISQGKVFSLETFGYRDIRKKAPLEVNTLMYGASLTKATFAYYVMQLVDEGLIDLDKPISAYLPKSLHEYEGYQDLEGDERWRRLTFRLLLTHQSGFANWRFLPPEGGFDRTGKLKFFLNPGSRYAYSGEGFLLAQRVLEYGLGLNVKKEMQSRIFNKYGMKRTVLAIRGKPFKNQANNYSLEGRNVGKMAFKDVNAAGSMQTTLSEWATFLAAVVRGDGLSDRSKKEMIKTQIRIKSARQFPTFSDQTTSKYDSIALGYGLGWGVFKSPYGEAFFKEGHDDGTANYSLCIEGKKTCILLMSNSVRAEGIFKELVDTLLGDVGLPWEWEQYTPYDYPSSEVK; via the coding sequence TTGTTGATTAAAAGAAGTTTATTTGCATTCGCCTCAATCTGTATAAGTCTTTGTGGTGGCTCGCAATCTACGGTCCGTGCTGGCGACTGGCAAACGGTGGATGGTCGATATCTTGATCGTCAAGAAATAAGGGCCACTGTCGAGAGACTTATTGAAGCACATAACGTGACAGGGCTTGGCATTGGCTTGATAAGCCAAGGCAAAGTCTTCAGCCTAGAGACTTTTGGCTACAGGGACATAAGAAAAAAAGCGCCACTAGAGGTTAATACGCTAATGTATGGCGCCTCCCTCACGAAAGCGACTTTTGCTTATTATGTAATGCAGTTGGTCGATGAAGGACTTATCGATCTTGATAAGCCAATAAGTGCATATCTTCCAAAATCTCTTCATGAATATGAAGGTTATCAGGACTTAGAGGGCGATGAGCGCTGGCGCCGCCTCACATTTAGGCTTCTATTAACTCATCAATCCGGCTTTGCAAATTGGCGTTTCTTACCCCCTGAAGGAGGGTTCGATCGGACTGGAAAACTGAAATTCTTTCTGAATCCAGGGTCCCGGTATGCCTATTCTGGAGAGGGGTTTTTATTGGCCCAGAGGGTGCTTGAATATGGTCTAGGGTTAAACGTCAAAAAGGAGATGCAGTCTCGAATTTTCAATAAATACGGTATGAAGAGGACAGTCTTGGCCATTCGGGGAAAGCCTTTCAAAAATCAGGCAAATAATTATTCCCTAGAGGGCAGAAATGTGGGGAAAATGGCTTTTAAAGATGTAAATGCCGCTGGATCAATGCAAACCACTCTTTCAGAGTGGGCTACTTTTTTAGCAGCTGTAGTTCGAGGCGATGGATTATCGGATCGTAGTAAGAAAGAAATGATAAAAACCCAAATTCGAATTAAATCAGCGCGTCAATTTCCCACTTTTAGTGATCAAACAACATCGAAGTATGATTCAATTGCTCTTGGCTATGGATTAGGGTGGGGGGTTTTCAAAAGCCCATATGGTGAGGCCTTTTTTAAAGAGGGTCACGATGACGGTACTGCAAACTACAGTCTTTGTATTGAAGGCAAAAAAACTTGTATTTTATTGATGAGTAATAGTGTCAGAGCGGAAGGGATTTTTAAAGAGCTTGTGGATACCCTTTTGGGGGATGTGGGACTTCCTTGGGAATGGGAACAGTATACTCCTTATGATTATCCCTCATCAGAGGTTAAATAG
- a CDS encoding TonB-dependent receptor plug domain-containing protein, translating to MLKTKAKEDRLARIAFFCLGGLFSMPAVGETVETTEASLYEEIAVIGKRPTYNRALQSSLELPFEKHSLVSADGLIALMEAVPVAGLRTNSRGELTLRIRGGGERQSQVFIDGAPLAVPWDGRADISSVPALAIKSLTLFKSGSPLEFGPNAVFGALSLSSRVTDQDEQIAEPTIKTQIGSARLRSLMADIRVERAFLSASYSSRSDLPAPMIRDREGYSPYNPFRSGRLSNTDQKNISIYGGYEFTAGDSDHVFSLLYNNTEKGVLAEGHINPSDQSPRYWRYPQRRLVMAILNGRAPISALNSDFTYTIWSQNYDQKIDRYESLNYTTLIESQSEQDQTYGGRFIVTSGFETKGQRLIATFQESRHRQNVTDPFLEETEAIFTQRTYSFAAEIDRELPQGILTSLGLGVDHFETPLTGGRRQQDRLTALSFNAAFSGFVGPNLKIVAALGQRSRFPTLREVYGTALGRFLLNPELKPEKVTSLDIAFQYRALDERFSIDISPWAVTMLDTLSQRTVSVDDQSFRQRYNLRGSKGFGIDTILQYDITNRLKFNSSQSWQSLKSKKNESGVREELLQRPSLSSSIGLRYRNEAFSGSIDWTRRSGSYDQDLAGVFIKLPPSDSVDISLMRAFKIEGRKSISLTLDVLNLFDTLSLAQLGLPGSGREIRFGMSFNL from the coding sequence ATGCTAAAAACAAAAGCTAAAGAGGATAGGCTAGCCCGTATCGCTTTTTTTTGTTTAGGCGGGCTGTTTTCTATGCCAGCAGTTGGTGAGACTGTGGAGACCACAGAAGCTTCTCTCTATGAAGAGATCGCTGTCATAGGAAAAAGACCAACCTACAATAGGGCTCTGCAATCTAGTCTTGAGCTCCCTTTTGAAAAGCACTCCTTGGTCAGTGCCGATGGCTTGATAGCACTCATGGAGGCTGTCCCAGTTGCCGGACTTAGAACAAATTCTAGAGGTGAGTTAACTCTGAGAATTAGAGGCGGAGGGGAGCGCCAAAGCCAGGTCTTTATAGATGGGGCTCCTCTAGCAGTTCCATGGGATGGGCGCGCGGACATATCAAGTGTGCCAGCCCTAGCAATAAAATCGCTTACTCTCTTCAAAAGCGGTAGTCCTCTAGAATTTGGTCCCAATGCAGTTTTCGGCGCCCTGAGCCTCAGTTCCAGAGTGACGGATCAAGATGAGCAGATCGCGGAGCCTACAATTAAAACACAAATAGGCAGTGCAAGATTAAGAAGTTTGATGGCAGACATCAGAGTTGAAAGAGCATTTCTTTCAGCCAGTTATTCAAGCCGATCTGACCTGCCAGCACCCATGATACGGGATAGGGAGGGCTATTCCCCTTATAATCCGTTTCGTTCAGGTCGGCTTTCTAATACAGATCAAAAGAATATTTCTATTTATGGAGGGTATGAATTTACGGCCGGGGACAGCGATCATGTATTTTCACTATTGTATAACAACACTGAAAAAGGTGTTCTTGCAGAAGGACACATCAATCCAAGTGATCAGTCTCCTAGATATTGGCGCTACCCACAGCGGCGATTAGTTATGGCTATTCTCAATGGGAGGGCCCCAATTTCTGCTCTCAACAGTGATTTTACCTATACGATTTGGAGCCAAAACTATGACCAGAAAATAGATCGTTATGAATCCTTAAATTATACCACCCTTATAGAAAGTCAGTCTGAACAGGATCAAACCTATGGAGGGCGTTTCATCGTGACATCGGGCTTTGAAACGAAAGGGCAGCGTTTGATTGCGACTTTTCAAGAAAGTCGACATCGTCAAAATGTAACGGACCCTTTCTTAGAAGAAACTGAAGCAATATTTACGCAGCGGACCTATAGTTTTGCCGCTGAAATAGACAGAGAGCTACCTCAGGGTATTCTGACGTCCTTAGGGCTTGGGGTTGATCATTTTGAGACACCTCTTACAGGCGGTAGAAGACAGCAAGATCGTTTGACGGCCCTCTCTTTCAATGCAGCCTTCTCGGGTTTTGTTGGCCCGAACTTGAAAATAGTAGCTGCCCTGGGTCAACGGTCACGGTTTCCAACTCTTCGTGAAGTCTACGGTACGGCGCTTGGGAGGTTTTTGTTGAATCCAGAGTTGAAGCCAGAAAAAGTAACCTCCTTAGATATCGCCTTTCAGTACAGAGCGTTAGACGAGCGGTTTTCAATTGATATCAGCCCTTGGGCAGTCACGATGTTAGACACTTTATCGCAGCGTACGGTCTCAGTGGATGATCAATCCTTTCGCCAGAGATATAATCTGAGAGGATCTAAGGGCTTTGGAATCGATACCATTCTTCAGTATGACATAACGAATCGATTGAAGTTTAATTCCTCACAGTCATGGCAATCTTTGAAATCAAAAAAGAATGAGAGCGGCGTAAGAGAAGAGTTATTGCAGCGTCCCAGCTTATCGTCTTCTATTGGCCTGCGATATAGGAATGAGGCCTTCTCAGGATCTATTGACTGGACACGTCGATCAGGAAGCTATGATCAAGACTTAGCAGGTGTGTTTATCAAATTACCCCCTTCCGATTCAGTTGATATAAGTCTGATGAGGGCATTTAAGATTGAGGGAAGGAAGAGCATCTCTCTGACCTTAGACGTGCTTAATCTATTCGATACCCTTAGCTTGGCTCAGTTAGGGCTTCCAGGATCAGGACGAGAGATACGTTTCGGAATGTCTTTTAATTTATAA
- a CDS encoding MarR family winged helix-turn-helix transcriptional regulator: MSDYDEILVSIRRIMRAVDLHSKKIYKTSGLTAPQLIVLQTLRKHGTLPPSTIAKEISLSQATVTSILDRLDKAGFTRRDRSTTDKRVVHACLTPTGLEKMAEAPELLQSGFLREFRKLEEWEQTQLVSSLQRIAMMMDAEDIDASPILDVGDLAE; this comes from the coding sequence ATGTCTGATTATGATGAAATACTTGTGTCAATTCGCCGAATTATGCGTGCTGTCGACTTGCATTCAAAAAAAATCTATAAAACCTCTGGCCTCACAGCCCCTCAATTGATTGTGTTACAAACACTGAGAAAACATGGGACTTTGCCGCCAAGTACTATTGCAAAAGAAATATCTTTATCACAAGCAACTGTTACTTCTATTCTAGACCGCCTAGACAAGGCTGGGTTCACTAGAAGAGATCGTAGCACGACTGATAAAAGAGTTGTGCACGCCTGCCTTACTCCAACAGGACTTGAAAAAATGGCAGAAGCACCAGAGCTTTTGCAAAGTGGCTTCTTGAGAGAATTTCGCAAACTTGAAGAATGGGAGCAAACTCAACTTGTATCTTCCCTGCAACGCATCGCAATGATGATGGACGCAGAAGACATCGATGCTTCTCCTATTCTAGATGTTGGAGACCTCGCCGAATAA
- a CDS encoding BCCT family transporter has product MQQKNPLEDQMTKGYLPATFLPAAIIIIILVSLTVIFPDQAGTTFSNLNGFITKSFGWFYTLSVVIFLSVCLIIAFSKFGQTRLGADNEKPRYNFMSWVAMLFSAGMGIGLLFFSVGEPILHYITPPIALESHDQLAKQAVNLTFLHWGLHGWAIYTIIGLCLAYFGFRHGLPLTIRSALYPLIGDRIYGPIGHIVDVTAVLGTLFGVATSLGFGASQINSGLNFLFDVPVSNTVQIFLIIGISGLATISVVAGLDAGIKRLSEINLILALGLLVFVVALGPTVLIFSGFTENIGNYLSAIIDRGMRVGVYSDEDGWINSWTIFYWGWWISWSPFVGMFIARISRGRTIREFIFGVLFVPTLLVFFWMTTFGNTALDMVGNGFEELALQVKDNMPIALFVFLDQLPFSMITSILALVLIVTFFVTSSDSGSLVIDIITSGGRIENPVWQRIFWAVTQGVVAAVLLLAGGLGALQAATVAMALPFTVVILFSIGGLLRGLSMEGRIAQGAETAPDIVGGGVNMPWRLRLNAILAHPSKEAVIEFIDTVARPALVDVMDEIKSHDVCCKSYVVEGKADLWITHEGEPSFRFAVIPTSHQAPVFAIEAATDNDNMLENPDTYYRAEVSLSSGGQEYDIFGYNKEQIIHEVLNQYNRHMHYLNISREYHNPLEQE; this is encoded by the coding sequence GTGCAACAAAAAAATCCACTTGAAGATCAGATGACAAAAGGGTACTTACCGGCCACTTTTCTTCCTGCAGCTATCATTATTATCATTCTCGTATCTCTTACGGTTATTTTTCCTGATCAAGCTGGAACCACCTTCTCCAATCTTAATGGATTTATCACGAAAAGTTTCGGTTGGTTTTATACACTGTCCGTCGTTATTTTCTTGAGTGTCTGTCTAATTATTGCTTTTTCAAAGTTTGGACAGACCCGCTTAGGTGCAGACAATGAAAAGCCCCGTTATAACTTTATGAGCTGGGTTGCGATGCTTTTCTCTGCAGGAATGGGTATTGGGCTTTTATTTTTCTCAGTAGGGGAGCCAATCCTTCATTATATCACACCGCCAATCGCCTTGGAAAGTCACGATCAACTGGCCAAGCAGGCAGTGAATTTAACATTTCTCCATTGGGGATTGCATGGGTGGGCGATCTATACAATTATAGGCCTCTGTCTTGCCTATTTTGGCTTTCGGCATGGATTGCCCCTCACGATTAGATCTGCTTTATACCCCTTAATCGGCGATAGAATATACGGGCCAATTGGACATATTGTTGATGTTACAGCCGTTCTAGGTACATTATTCGGTGTGGCAACTTCTCTTGGGTTTGGTGCCTCACAAATTAATAGTGGATTAAATTTCTTATTTGATGTGCCCGTATCAAATACCGTCCAAATTTTCTTGATTATTGGCATTTCTGGACTGGCAACAATTTCGGTCGTTGCAGGCTTAGATGCGGGCATTAAAAGGCTTTCAGAAATCAACCTTATCCTTGCCTTGGGTCTTCTTGTTTTCGTTGTAGCACTGGGTCCAACAGTGCTTATTTTCTCTGGGTTTACTGAGAATATCGGGAATTATTTATCAGCAATTATTGACCGGGGTATGCGTGTTGGTGTTTACAGCGATGAAGATGGATGGATAAATTCATGGACGATCTTTTACTGGGGGTGGTGGATAAGCTGGTCGCCCTTTGTTGGTATGTTCATCGCACGCATTTCCAGGGGGCGAACAATTCGCGAGTTCATCTTCGGCGTTCTATTTGTGCCGACACTGCTTGTTTTCTTCTGGATGACGACTTTTGGGAATACTGCCCTTGATATGGTTGGGAATGGCTTTGAAGAATTGGCACTGCAAGTTAAAGATAACATGCCTATAGCGCTTTTTGTCTTTCTCGATCAACTCCCTTTCTCGATGATTACGTCAATCTTGGCGCTCGTTCTTATCGTTACATTTTTCGTTACTTCTAGTGATAGTGGCTCTTTAGTCATTGATATCATCACATCAGGGGGGCGAATTGAAAATCCGGTCTGGCAGCGTATTTTTTGGGCAGTGACCCAAGGGGTTGTCGCCGCCGTGCTATTACTGGCAGGCGGGTTAGGGGCTTTGCAAGCTGCAACAGTTGCTATGGCTCTGCCTTTTACTGTTGTTATTCTATTTTCTATTGGGGGGTTACTGCGGGGCCTTTCCATGGAAGGGCGCATTGCACAAGGGGCTGAAACTGCCCCGGATATTGTCGGTGGCGGTGTGAATATGCCCTGGCGTCTGAGGCTAAATGCAATCCTGGCGCACCCATCAAAAGAAGCAGTCATCGAGTTTATTGATACTGTTGCTAGACCCGCCCTTGTGGATGTGATGGATGAGATAAAATCCCATGATGTTTGTTGCAAATCATACGTTGTAGAAGGTAAAGCCGACCTTTGGATTACCCACGAGGGCGAGCCTTCTTTCCGTTTTGCTGTTATCCCTACGTCGCATCAAGCCCCTGTTTTTGCCATCGAAGCGGCTACCGATAATGATAATATGCTAGAAAACCCAGATACTTATTATAGGGCTGAAGTCAGTCTATCAAGTGGGGGGCAGGAGTATGATATTTTTGGATATAATAAAGAGCAAATAATACATGAAGTCTTAAATCAATATAATCGTCATATGCATTATTTAAATATTTCTCGTGAATATCACAACCCTTTAGAGCAGGAATGA
- a CDS encoding TonB-dependent receptor: MTVKNSSARRSKTLLLSSVSLALLSAHTSVSAQDQEYQGLEEITVTATKRAASTQDVPVAVNALGESTLEQNNINVFTDYLLQLPGVSSGGAGPGQGTIYIRGMASTTPNLTTAGVAGLAPNVALYLNEQPVTQVGRNLDVYAADLNRIEVLPGSQGTLFGASSQAGTIRLITNKPVMDEFSASMNGGISFTQGGEQSEKLEGVINFPVSDKLAMRAVFFMDNQGGYIDNRRGVLSARESARFKGVESRPNGTATSAGFQAGADLSGVRFLNARNESLIEKDFNDASYEGLRLSALYDVNDNWTVNLSHMRQTIETEGVFFIDPELDDSNDLSVQRYSPDEVEDKFSNTALTIEGQIGDLQVVYAGAYLDRNTEQVVDYTDYLFVGQYLPYYICDGSVSYPGAAGPSGTCQAPNLFVDSTTETEVWTHELRFVTPEDNDWRVTAGAFYSDQTLVERNNFTYPGSVFAESFSPGVYGWPKNGPLPGSSVSDPNPRPLGVIFFNDITRTDSQLGFFGELSYDLTEQFTVTVGARYHDVDVRLKGSANSSFYNFGGEDVNAFGTNLDTQFDGNQVINGVPVPKGAEAKGWVFKGNLSYKPSDDTLIYFTYSEGFRPGLPNRPAGAGGGAVPAVVRTDEVTNFEFGWKMDLLDNTLRFNGSAFLVDIKDLQTTIFDPQVTNLFFSDNAADAQIKGIEGDVTWAPMSVPGLVVSGAFSILDTEIKELVGASVAIAGPGEDLSYAPSFQGNVRARYTWDISSEFEAHVQGAITYSGSSYSDIVLINRAKQDSYALINTSVGIRSDRYSITAYIDNLTNKRAQLNNNLNFDRERIAINRPRTVGLRFSVDF; the protein is encoded by the coding sequence ATGACTGTTAAAAATTCTTCTGCTCGCAGAAGTAAAACATTGCTCTTATCTTCAGTATCTCTTGCATTATTATCTGCCCATACTTCTGTTTCCGCTCAGGATCAGGAGTATCAAGGCCTTGAGGAAATCACTGTTACAGCGACGAAACGCGCTGCTAGTACTCAAGATGTTCCTGTCGCAGTGAATGCACTTGGAGAATCTACTTTAGAACAGAATAATATTAATGTTTTCACTGACTATTTATTGCAACTACCTGGAGTGTCTTCCGGTGGTGCAGGACCAGGTCAGGGGACAATCTATATTCGAGGTATGGCGTCAACAACGCCAAACTTAACCACAGCTGGTGTCGCAGGTCTTGCACCCAATGTTGCCCTTTATTTGAATGAGCAACCTGTTACGCAAGTCGGCCGTAACCTTGATGTTTATGCAGCAGACTTGAACCGAATTGAAGTTCTACCTGGATCGCAAGGGACACTCTTTGGGGCTAGTTCTCAGGCCGGTACCATTCGTTTGATCACGAACAAACCTGTGATGGATGAGTTCTCTGCAAGTATGAACGGCGGGATCTCTTTCACTCAAGGTGGGGAGCAAAGTGAAAAGCTTGAGGGTGTGATTAACTTCCCAGTTTCTGATAAACTAGCGATGCGCGCCGTATTCTTCATGGACAATCAGGGTGGATATATTGACAACCGCCGCGGTGTTCTCTCTGCAAGAGAAAGCGCTCGGTTTAAAGGTGTTGAGTCACGTCCAAATGGGACAGCAACGAGTGCTGGTTTCCAAGCTGGGGCTGATTTATCAGGTGTACGGTTTCTGAATGCACGCAACGAAAGCTTGATTGAAAAAGATTTTAATGATGCTTCATATGAAGGTTTACGCCTTTCAGCGCTTTATGATGTGAATGATAACTGGACAGTTAATTTATCACATATGCGCCAAACTATTGAAACTGAAGGTGTATTCTTTATAGATCCAGAGCTGGATGATAGTAATGATCTTTCCGTTCAGCGCTATTCACCGGATGAAGTTGAAGATAAATTCTCTAATACTGCCTTAACAATTGAAGGTCAGATTGGAGATCTTCAAGTGGTTTATGCAGGAGCTTATCTAGACCGAAATACTGAACAGGTAGTGGATTATACTGATTATCTTTTCGTTGGTCAGTATCTGCCTTACTATATCTGTGATGGGTCTGTTTCTTATCCTGGAGCTGCAGGACCTTCTGGGACCTGTCAAGCGCCGAATTTGTTCGTAGATAGTACTACAGAAACAGAAGTTTGGACCCATGAACTTCGTTTTGTAACACCAGAAGATAATGATTGGCGTGTGACGGCAGGTGCTTTCTATAGTGATCAAACGCTTGTAGAGCGCAATAATTTTACTTATCCTGGCTCTGTCTTTGCTGAAAGCTTTAGTCCTGGTGTTTATGGTTGGCCCAAAAATGGTCCGCTTCCTGGGTCAAGTGTCTCAGATCCAAACCCACGTCCGCTTGGTGTTATCTTCTTTAATGATATCACACGTACGGATAGCCAGTTGGGCTTCTTTGGTGAGTTAAGCTATGATCTTACTGAACAGTTTACTGTTACAGTCGGAGCACGGTATCACGATGTTGACGTGCGCCTTAAAGGGTCTGCCAACTCATCATTCTACAACTTTGGCGGCGAAGATGTGAATGCCTTCGGTACCAATCTTGATACCCAGTTTGATGGCAATCAAGTGATTAACGGTGTGCCAGTTCCAAAAGGTGCTGAAGCCAAAGGATGGGTTTTCAAAGGCAATCTTTCTTATAAGCCTTCTGATGATACGCTGATTTACTTCACCTATTCTGAAGGGTTCCGTCCAGGTCTGCCTAATCGTCCTGCAGGAGCAGGGGGCGGCGCTGTGCCGGCTGTTGTAAGAACGGATGAAGTGACTAATTTTGAATTCGGTTGGAAAATGGATCTTCTTGATAATACGTTGAGATTTAATGGATCCGCTTTCTTGGTTGATATCAAAGATCTTCAGACGACAATCTTTGACCCTCAAGTCACAAACTTATTCTTTTCTGATAACGCGGCGGATGCTCAAATTAAAGGGATTGAAGGAGATGTTACTTGGGCTCCTATGTCAGTTCCTGGACTTGTCGTGTCTGGCGCTTTCTCGATACTTGATACCGAGATTAAAGAACTTGTTGGTGCGTCCGTAGCAATTGCAGGCCCAGGCGAAGATTTATCTTATGCGCCTAGCTTCCAAGGAAACGTTAGAGCGCGTTACACATGGGATATCAGCAGTGAGTTTGAAGCCCATGTACAGGGTGCGATTACCTATTCTGGATCAAGTTACAGCGATATCGTTCTGATTAACAGAGCGAAGCAGGATAGCTATGCTTTGATAAATACATCAGTAGGCATACGTTCTGATCGCTATTCAATCACAGCTTATATCGATAATTTGACCAATAAGCGTGCGCAGTTGAATAATAACTTGAACTTTGACCGGGAAAGAATAGCAATCAACCGTCCTAGAACAGTAGGATTGCGTTTCTCAGTGGATTTTTAA